The Terriglobia bacterium genomic interval TCATCGTTTCGGAACTGGACGAAGTGGCGGCGGCGATGCACAGCCGCTTCATTGCGGAAGACAAACCGGGCGTGACCATGCGTTCAGGCGCCACATACTCGACCTGGTACAACGGCGGGCTGCGGACCTCGACTTATTTTCACAACATCATCGGAATTCTGACGGAAGCGATCGGCAATCCGACTCCGCAGGAAATCCCGCTGGTCTTCCGCCAGCAGCTGCCGCGCCAGGATCTGATGTACCCGATCGCGCCGCAGCTCTGGCATTTCCGCCAGTCGATCGAATACTCGATCACGGCGGATCGCGCCATTCTGGACTATGCGTCCCGGCATAAGGACCAGCTCCTCTTCAATCAATATTTGATGGGAAAGAATTCTATCGAACGCGGAAACCGCGATTCGTGGACCATCAGCCCGCACCGTCTCGATGCCGTCGAGACGGCCGCGAATGACGAACGGCAGCAGGAGCAGAGAGGCGGACAACGTCAACCGGTTGCTGAATTCCGGCGAGGATGTCTATTGGGTGAAGAATGCGTTTACCGCGGCCGGCAGGAAGTGGCCCGCCGGGACAGACTTCATTCCGGCCAAAGCGTCGACGCTGCCGAAGCTGCGGAAGCTTGCGGCGGGGGTCGGCTTGAATTTCGAAGCTGTTCCGGTAAAGCCGCCGGGAGAAGCCCTGATGCTCAGGCCTCCGCGCATCGGCCTGGTGGACCGCTACGGCGGCTCGATGTCTTCCGGATGGATCCGCTACGAACTCGAGAAGTTCGAATTCGCATTCACTCAAGTGTTCCCGCCGGTTCTGGATCAGGGTGGTCTGTCACAGAAATTCGATGTGCTTATCGTGCCGAGCGATCTCGCGCTGTCGGGAGCGGCCGCGCCCGCAGGCGGAGGCGACGTGCCCGCGGCCGCCGCAGTGAACAACCGGGGCGATATCCCCGAAGAATATCGTGACCGTGTGGGGACGATGAGCAACGCCAGGACTGTTCCGCAATTGAAAAAGTTCATGGAAGAGGGCGGCACTGTCGTCACGATCGGGAACGCGACGAGCCTTGCCATGCAATTGGGTCTGCCGGTTTCGAGCGCTCTCGTGGACCAGTCGCCCGATGGCAGGGAGACCGCGCTGCCGGCAACGAAGTTCTACGTTCCGGGTTCCGTGCTCCAGGCGGCCGTGGATAACACGAATCCACTCGCGTTCGGGATGAGCGACAAGGTCGACTTCTTCTTTGAAAATGATCCGTCATTCAAACTGAAGCCCGATGCGCTCGCCAAGGGCGTGAAGCCGGTTTCGTGGTTTGACTCGGACCAGCCGCTGCGGAGCGGCTGGGGCTGGGGGCAGGGCTACCTTAAGGATTCCGTGGCCGTCGTGGCCGCGCAGGTCGGCAAAGGCAAGCTGTTTATGTACGGGCCCGAAATTACGTACCGGGGACAGCCCCACGGCACGTTCAAGTTCCTGTTCAACGGCATCTATTACGGCCGGACGGAGACGGTGAACCTCAGCGTAAATTGAGTATCTGGTGCTAAACTGGGCGCGTTATGGTTGGGTCGCTGGTCTTCTCCCTTCTGCTTTCCTGGGTCCAGGTCAGCTCGGATACCTACATCGTCAAATCCTCCGCGGGTGTGGACAAGGCGAAACAGGTTCTTCAGCAGCTCGAAGCCTTTCACCAGCTTCTCGGGACAGTCGCTTTTCCGCACGCTGAACTGCCGGAATTACCGATCGAGGTCCTTCTGGTGGGAGACGACGCGACGCTGAAGCAGCTTGAGCCGGAATACAACGGAAAGAAGGTTCAAGTCGCAGGCTTTTATCAGCGCGGCGAAGACCGGGATTTCATTGTCCTGTCCGGGCATGCCGGCGGACTGACGAGCGTCGTCTATCACGAGCTCACGCACTACTTTCTTTCGCGCGGCCTGGCCAGCAGACCCACCTGGTTGAATGAAGGCCTCGCGGAATATTTCGCCACCGCGGAGATTCGCGATGGCGAAGTTACGCTCGGCGAAATTCCCCAGGATCGCCTTCAGCGTTTGCGAACCCTCCCGCTTATTCCTCTGAAAGACTTATTCGCCGTCGATACGAGTTCGCCGTACTACAACGAGTCTTCGAAAGCCGGCATCTTCTATGCGGAAGCCTGGGCCTTCGTCCATTACCTGATGCATGGCGAGCACGCGGCGCAATTCAAGCAGTACCTCGACGCGATGGCGAAGGGCGATGCGAATCTGTTGCGCTTCCTGAACACCAGCGAGCGCGACCTGGAATTCGGATTTCAGAACTACGTGCGGGTCAGCATGCAATTGTCTTCGCGCCAAGTGATCAAGCTCTCACACGACGGCTGGTCGATGGACGTTCAAGCCATCGGGAACACGGATGCCGAAATGTCTATGGCCGAAATCTTTCTGGCGAACGGCAGATTGCCGGAAGC includes:
- a CDS encoding M14 family metallopeptidase; its protein translation is MSDEQAHALAAEGKSVIWIDGGLHATEVLGAQQLIELQYQMDTRNDPETMRFLNDDILITCLVNPDGMELVSNWYMRDPDPEKRSTANVPVLYNKYAGHDDNRDFYMVNLSESDAINRILYREFYPVIMYNHHQTGPAGTVMFSPPFRDPFNFNFDPLIVSELDEVAAAMHSRFIAEDKPGVTMRSGATYSTWYNGGLRTSTYFHNIIGILTEAIGNPTPQEIPLVFRQQLPRQDLMYPIAPQLWHFRQSIEYSITADRAILDYASRHKDQLLFNQYLMGKNSIERGNRDSWTISPHRLDAVETAANDERQQEQRGGQRQPVAEFRRGCLLGEECVYRGRQEVARRDRLHSGQSVDAAEAAEACGGGRLEFRSCSGKAAGRSPDAQASAHRPGGPLRRLDVFRMDPLRTREVRIRIHSSVPAGSGSGWSVTEIRCAYRAERSRAVGSGRARRRRRRARGRRSEQPGRYPRRIS
- a CDS encoding TonB family protein, encoding MVGSLVFSLLLSWVQVSSDTYIVKSSAGVDKAKQVLQQLEAFHQLLGTVAFPHAELPELPIEVLLVGDDATLKQLEPEYNGKKVQVAGFYQRGEDRDFIVLSGHAGGLTSVVYHELTHYFLSRGLASRPTWLNEGLAEYFATAEIRDGEVTLGEIPQDRLQRLRTLPLIPLKDLFAVDTSSPYYNESSKAGIFYAEAWAFVHYLMHGEHAAQFKQYLDAMAKGDANLLRFLNTSERDLEFGFQNYVRVSMQLSSRQVIKLSHDGWSMDVQAIGNTDAEMSMAEIFLANGRLPEARRHLESLANLAPDSGRVSYYRGVLARLSGEAGARELFVDALLDPFLGPRAAVQLVELGDWHIPAVKDILEEAAAMNTRNPRVYLALATIDTDEIRELQETVKAKQRAAAAEAPAPPRAAVPEPATVNWRKYVEGSADHVRYQVLSASERHPELRAVVPPYYPAELADQKLSGEVVVDVQITEDGKAGGVWLVSATPELFGTLATAAIREWEFEPVAEKVRVIVQFK